One genomic region from Actinocatenispora thailandica encodes:
- a CDS encoding MDR family MFS transporter, translating to MTAMATQPDAAPAGPAAPAVRPRYTHRQVLEVLAALLMALLTSMISTSVVSTALPTIVGEFHAQNRLSWIASATLLTMTASTPLWGKLSDLFGRKVLFQLSLVIFVVSCAAAGFSQNMTEMIVARAFQGIGAGGLSALTQVILGDIVEPRERGRYSGYLGAAFGVSTVAGPLLGGFLVDGPGWRYCFFISIPLAVVAFIMIQKILKLPHVARDAKVDWLGATFLTAGSALLVGMLSFAGQEFDWNSPWTYGLAGAALLCLLGAVFAERRAHDPILPPRLFRNRTFVLTATASLLVGVAMFGGIIYLPQYLQIVQGMSPTASGLMTLPMVVAMFLFSIGIGQVITRTGRWKIFPVIGMLVVSLGMFLLSRLHVDSSHGTIGLYVAVLGAGLGMTMQTLILAAQNAVQRADMAATTSGVSYFRSLGGAIGVAAFGAILTNRLADEIVTQAVKAHLNLAGGGFDASSIGSPEAIKHLKPIVRHVVREAFTGSLHAVFLTAVPVALAGWLAVLFLKELPLRSSRHPVETPPAGDAPSSAASGATPASGPADRTAIPASGPDDRTATPASGPADRTAIPASGPDDRTGPAGGGTAVLGAAPGEPPSAGAGRGEALSAGAGPGEVASGGRSPGVAAGGTASPPVRVELDRIGRDDALVSGLLLAMVAQRMDRPDSAGSPLVPALAELLPTATGTAAERARLAVDQVIRPSALALMQRAHRPATCPADPAVDDVPAAGSATGDGVASAWSAGGDGVAGAWSAGGHGAGSAGGDAGAGTGAAGPRAGSAGGHGTAGPAGGARGSVDGRSGSAYGGAAR from the coding sequence ATGACGGCGATGGCGACGCAGCCCGATGCGGCGCCGGCCGGACCGGCAGCACCGGCCGTCCGGCCGCGGTACACCCACCGGCAGGTCCTGGAGGTGCTGGCGGCGCTGCTGATGGCGCTGCTCACCTCGATGATCTCCACGTCGGTGGTGAGCACCGCGCTGCCGACGATCGTCGGCGAGTTCCACGCGCAGAACCGGCTGTCCTGGATCGCGAGCGCGACCCTGCTGACGATGACGGCGTCCACCCCGCTGTGGGGCAAGCTGTCCGACCTGTTCGGCCGCAAGGTGCTGTTCCAGCTGTCCCTGGTCATCTTCGTGGTGTCCTGCGCCGCGGCCGGGTTCTCGCAGAACATGACCGAGATGATCGTCGCCCGCGCGTTCCAGGGCATCGGCGCCGGCGGGCTCTCCGCGCTGACCCAGGTGATCCTCGGCGACATCGTCGAACCGCGGGAACGCGGCCGGTACTCCGGCTACCTCGGTGCGGCGTTCGGGGTGTCCACCGTGGCCGGCCCGCTGCTCGGCGGGTTCCTCGTCGACGGCCCCGGCTGGCGGTACTGCTTCTTCATCTCCATCCCGCTCGCCGTCGTCGCGTTCATCATGATCCAGAAGATCCTCAAGCTGCCGCACGTGGCGCGTGACGCGAAGGTCGACTGGCTCGGCGCGACGTTCCTGACCGCCGGGTCGGCGCTGCTGGTGGGCATGCTGTCGTTCGCCGGGCAGGAGTTCGACTGGAACTCGCCCTGGACGTACGGGCTGGCCGGCGCGGCGCTGCTGTGCCTGCTCGGTGCGGTCTTCGCCGAACGGCGGGCGCACGACCCGATCCTGCCGCCGCGGCTGTTCCGCAACCGTACGTTCGTGCTCACCGCGACGGCGTCGCTGCTGGTCGGCGTCGCGATGTTCGGCGGGATCATCTACCTGCCGCAGTACCTGCAGATCGTGCAGGGCATGTCGCCCACCGCGTCCGGCCTGATGACGCTGCCGATGGTGGTCGCGATGTTCCTGTTCTCCATCGGGATCGGGCAGGTCATCACCCGCACGGGGCGGTGGAAGATCTTCCCGGTGATCGGCATGCTGGTCGTCTCGCTCGGCATGTTCCTGCTGTCCCGGCTGCACGTCGACTCGTCGCACGGCACGATCGGGCTGTACGTGGCGGTGCTCGGCGCCGGGCTCGGCATGACGATGCAGACGCTGATCCTGGCCGCGCAGAACGCGGTGCAGCGCGCGGACATGGCCGCCACCACCTCGGGCGTCTCGTACTTCCGGTCGCTCGGCGGCGCGATCGGGGTCGCCGCGTTCGGTGCGATCCTGACCAACCGCTTGGCCGACGAGATCGTCACCCAGGCGGTCAAGGCGCACCTGAACCTCGCCGGCGGCGGGTTCGACGCGTCCAGCATCGGTTCACCGGAGGCCATCAAGCACCTCAAACCGATCGTGCGGCACGTGGTGCGGGAGGCGTTCACCGGTTCGCTGCACGCCGTGTTCCTGACCGCGGTACCGGTGGCGCTGGCCGGCTGGCTCGCCGTGCTGTTCCTCAAGGAGTTGCCGCTCCGCTCGTCCCGGCACCCGGTCGAGACCCCACCCGCCGGGGACGCGCCGTCGTCGGCGGCCTCCGGCGCGACCCCGGCGTCCGGCCCGGCCGACCGCACCGCGATCCCGGCGTCCGGCCCGGACGACCGCACCGCGACCCCGGCGTCCGGCCCGGCCGACCGCACCGCGATCCCGGCGTCCGGCCCGGACGACCGCACCGGACCCGCTGGTGGCGGTACCGCGGTGCTCGGGGCGGCGCCCGGCGAACCGCCCTCGGCCGGGGCCGGGCGGGGCGAAGCGCTCTCGGCCGGGGCCGGGCCGGGCGAAGTGGCCTCGGGCGGCAGGTCGCCGGGCGTTGCGGCCGGCGGCACGGCGTCTCCGCCGGTACGCGTCGAGCTCGACCGGATCGGCCGGGACGACGCGCTGGTCAGCGGGCTGCTGCTGGCCATGGTGGCGCAACGGATGGACCGGCCGGACAGCGCCGGCTCGCCGCTGGTGCCCGCGCTGGCCGAGCTGCTGCCGACGGCGACCGGTACCGCGGCGGAGCGGGCCCGGCTCGCTGTCGACCAGGTGATCCGGCCCTCGGCGCTGGCCCTGATGCAGCGGGCGCACCGACCGGCGACGTGCCCAGCCGACCCGGCAGTCGACGATGTGCCCGCCGCCGGTTCGGCGACCGGTGACGGCGTTGCCAGCGCCTGGTCGGCGGGCGGTGACGGCGTCGCTGGCGCCTGGTCGGCTGGCGGTCACGGTGCCGGTTCGGCGGGCGGCGACGCTGGGGCTGGTACCGGGGCGGCAGGGCCTCGCGCCGGTTCGGCGGGCGGCCACGGTACGGCCGGGCCGGCCGGCGGCGCGCGGGGGAGCGTCGACGGTCGGTCCGGCTCGGCCTACGGCGGTGCGGCGCGATGA
- a CDS encoding MarR family winged helix-turn-helix transcriptional regulator produces MTSAPEARIADALSDIREATWRLGPLMRAVYRTVMSDVMAAHHLIPLLERLPGVRTSDLARGRGVSMSTVSRQVDQLVQQGWVRIEPDPDDQRAHRLYLTAEAMSRLATARQDIAGLCERRLGAERAARLIDAANALRDAVDALADLSDQPTCPFRTAETPLADAPAPEVPGAEAPGSEAPGSEAPGSEAPGSEAPDAEVPDAEASDAEAPGSGTPGSGTPGAGTPGDEAPDAAPAPAPAAAPAPAAAVRPQLTA; encoded by the coding sequence GTGACCTCTGCCCCCGAGGCTCGAATCGCTGACGCGCTGTCCGACATCCGGGAGGCCACCTGGCGGCTCGGCCCCCTGATGCGTGCCGTGTACCGGACCGTGATGTCCGACGTGATGGCCGCGCACCACCTGATCCCGCTGCTGGAACGGCTGCCCGGGGTGCGTACCAGCGACCTCGCCCGCGGCCGCGGGGTCTCGATGTCCACCGTGAGCCGGCAGGTCGACCAGCTCGTCCAGCAGGGCTGGGTGCGGATCGAGCCCGACCCCGACGACCAGCGCGCGCACCGGCTCTACCTGACCGCCGAGGCGATGTCCCGCCTCGCCACCGCCCGACAGGACATCGCCGGGCTCTGCGAGCGCCGGCTCGGCGCCGAACGCGCGGCCCGCCTCATCGATGCCGCCAACGCGCTGCGGGACGCGGTCGACGCGCTCGCCGACCTGTCCGACCAGCCGACCTGCCCGTTCCGTACCGCCGAGACGCCGCTGGCCGACGCACCGGCCCCCGAAGTACCGGGCGCCGAAGCGCCGGGCTCCGAAGCGCCGGGCTCCGAAGCGCCGGGCTCCGAAGCGCCGGGCTCCGAAGCGCCGGACGCCGAAGTACCGGACGCCGAAGCGTCGGACGCCGAAGCGCCGGGCTCCGGGACGCCGGGCTCCGGGACGCCGGGCGCCGGAACGCCGGGCGACGAAGCGCCGGACGCGGCCCCGGCGCCGGCACCGGCCGCGGCCCCGGCACCGGCCGCGGCGGTGCGGCCGCAGCTGACCGCCTGA
- a CDS encoding TetR/AcrR family transcriptional regulator, which yields MTTGTTDRDGQPPRTRDREATEARILDCAARLFAEQGYRTVTVRAIATGAGVNVALINRYFGSKLGLFDAVLGAGATLPQLSAVPLDELPRYLAEYAMRRRQRSADSSRALSAATRSVESPEIRELLRERLENQLIGPLAARLPATEARRRAALCVAVLIGTGYVRGLLADDTPPDPAFLDHLTDVFRTCLRQLP from the coding sequence GTGACGACCGGCACAACCGACCGAGACGGGCAGCCGCCCCGCACCCGGGACCGCGAGGCCACCGAGGCGCGCATCCTCGACTGCGCCGCCCGGCTCTTCGCCGAACAGGGGTACCGGACGGTCACGGTGCGGGCCATCGCCACCGGCGCGGGCGTCAACGTCGCGCTGATCAACCGGTACTTCGGGTCCAAGCTCGGCCTGTTCGACGCGGTACTCGGCGCCGGCGCGACGCTGCCGCAGCTCAGCGCGGTACCGCTGGACGAGCTGCCGCGCTACCTCGCCGAGTACGCGATGCGCCGACGGCAACGGTCCGCCGACAGCAGCCGGGCGCTGTCCGCCGCGACCCGGTCGGTCGAGTCACCGGAGATCCGCGAACTGCTCCGGGAGCGGCTGGAGAACCAGCTGATCGGGCCGCTCGCGGCCCGGCTGCCGGCCACCGAGGCGCGCCGCCGCGCCGCGCTGTGCGTCGCGGTACTGATCGGGACCGGGTACGTGCGCGGCCTGCTCGCCGACGACACCCCGCCGGACCCGGCGTTCCTCGACCACCTCACCGACGTCTTCCGTACCTGCCTCCGCCAACTCCCCTGA
- a CDS encoding globin domain-containing protein: MSGVAQTVARSWARIADRQDRVSAYFYARLFLAAPQLRDLFPIQLRPQRIKLVAAVGQAIAALDRPAEFDEPLRALGRAHRRFDVEPAYHDVFRECLIEAVRVHSGTDWNDATERAWRTGYDLIAARMNAGAAAEPSPPYRFAEVLTHDRRSAEVAVFTCRPAEPVRYRPGQYVPVETGHEPRVWRRYSMATAPRPDGVLEFHVRAVGAGVVSPALVWKLRPGEVIRLGRPAGDLSLPTGRDVVCLCGGTGVAPVRALVEAAPAGWERWVHLFVGARTEAGLYDLPALSELAACRPWLRLVPVVSHDTGYRGERGLLADVLARRGSWADHDFVLSGSPAMLRSTVAALRALGVPAARIQHDPYD; this comes from the coding sequence GTGAGCGGCGTGGCGCAGACGGTGGCGCGCAGCTGGGCGCGGATCGCCGACCGGCAGGACCGGGTCTCGGCCTACTTCTACGCCCGGCTGTTCCTGGCGGCGCCGCAGCTGCGCGACCTGTTCCCGATCCAGCTGCGGCCGCAGCGGATCAAGCTCGTGGCGGCCGTGGGGCAGGCGATCGCGGCGCTGGACCGGCCGGCCGAGTTCGACGAGCCGCTGCGGGCGTTGGGGCGGGCGCACCGCCGGTTCGACGTCGAGCCGGCGTACCACGACGTCTTCCGGGAGTGCCTGATCGAGGCGGTCCGGGTGCACTCCGGTACCGACTGGAACGACGCGACGGAGCGCGCCTGGCGCACCGGGTACGACCTGATCGCGGCGCGGATGAACGCCGGCGCGGCGGCGGAACCGTCCCCGCCGTACCGGTTCGCCGAGGTGCTCACGCACGACCGACGATCGGCGGAGGTGGCGGTGTTCACCTGCCGGCCGGCGGAGCCGGTGCGCTACCGGCCCGGGCAGTACGTGCCGGTCGAGACCGGGCACGAGCCGCGGGTGTGGCGCCGGTACTCGATGGCGACCGCGCCGCGCCCCGACGGCGTGCTGGAATTCCACGTCCGGGCGGTCGGTGCCGGTGTCGTCTCGCCGGCGCTGGTGTGGAAACTGCGGCCGGGTGAGGTGATCCGGCTCGGCCGGCCGGCCGGCGACCTGTCGCTGCCGACCGGGCGGGACGTGGTGTGCCTGTGCGGCGGTACCGGGGTGGCGCCGGTGCGCGCGCTGGTCGAGGCGGCGCCGGCCGGCTGGGAACGCTGGGTGCACCTGTTCGTCGGCGCCCGCACCGAAGCCGGGCTGTACGACCTGCCCGCGCTGTCCGAGCTCGCGGCGTGCCGGCCGTGGCTGCGGCTGGTGCCGGTGGTCAGCCACGACACCGGGTACCGCGGCGAACGCGGGCTGCTCGCCGACGTCCTCGCCCGCCGGGGCAGCTGGGCCGACCACGACTTCGTCCTGTCCGGCTCGCCGGCGATGCTGCGGTCGACCGTCGCCGCCCTGCGCGCCCTCGGCGTGCCCGCCGCCCGCATCCAGCACGACCCGTACGACTGA
- a CDS encoding DinB family protein → MNELTPRPFSAAPGEVEALLGALYRNRRTFAWKTGGLDADGMRRTLGPSTLTLGGLVKHLALVEDHYFTHLLLGDDYPAVWAPMAQDEDWPWTSAADDSPAELRTLWLAAVARSEAAVDRVLADADLDRELALADGPETLNLRRVLVDLIEEYARHTGHADLIRESVDGLVGEDAPR, encoded by the coding sequence ATGAACGAGTTGACACCGCGGCCGTTCTCCGCCGCACCGGGTGAGGTCGAGGCGCTGCTCGGCGCGCTGTACCGGAACCGGCGGACGTTCGCCTGGAAGACCGGCGGGCTGGACGCCGACGGGATGCGGCGCACCCTCGGGCCGTCCACCCTCACGCTCGGCGGCCTGGTCAAGCACCTCGCGCTGGTGGAGGACCACTACTTCACCCACCTGCTGCTGGGCGACGACTATCCCGCGGTGTGGGCGCCGATGGCCCAGGACGAGGACTGGCCCTGGACCTCGGCCGCCGACGACTCGCCGGCGGAGCTGCGGACGCTGTGGCTGGCGGCGGTGGCGCGCTCGGAGGCCGCCGTCGACCGGGTACTCGCCGACGCCGACCTGGACCGCGAACTCGCGCTCGCCGACGGTCCGGAGACGCTCAACCTGCGCCGGGTGCTCGTCGACCTGATCGAGGAGTACGCCCGGCACACCGGCCACGCCGACCTGATCCGGGAGTCCGTCGACGGCCTCGTCGGCGAGGACGCCCCCCGGTAG